One Desulfobacterales bacterium genomic window carries:
- a CDS encoding sulfurtransferase TusA family protein translates to MGATVRLDLVNLISPLGLLKCKSALNKMNSGDLLEVSLQDPEVFKNIIKIIEPSHDQVVRTDRENGCFRLFIEKG, encoded by the coding sequence ATGGGTGCAACCGTAAGATTGGATCTTGTCAATTTAATTTCACCGCTGGGGCTGCTCAAATGTAAAAGCGCCCTGAACAAAATGAATAGCGGAGATCTGTTGGAGGTATCGCTGCAGGACCCCGAAGTTTTCAAAAATATTATAAAGATCATTGAACCGTCTCATGACCAGGTGGTTCGAACCGACAGGGAAAACGGCTGCTTTCGCCTTTTTATCGAAAAAGGATGA
- a CDS encoding sigma 54-interacting transcriptional regulator: MKDLESNRYWKKIINTMNEGLLVISPDGTILMVNHSFECLTGYSSEEVLGRSCKMLNCDGCEITLQAGNGHWCTLFAGGKDITKNCLVMKKDGTYLQIIKNASLLKDDDNANLGAVETLTDISELNRLDQELDLLTRQMDEGSGFHGLVGKSAAMQNVFDVIPKAAQSDAPVIIYGESGTGKELVALAIHHLGRRKKGPFVQLNCTALNESLLESELFGHIKGAFTGAYRHRLGRFEAADGGDFFLDEIGDVPLSIQVKLLRVLETKQFDRVGDHRPISVDVRIITATNKDLGELMAQKKFREDFFFRINVIPIHIPPLRDRREDIPLLVNHFIQQLHTRTEKSIAGLSAEAMGLFMAYHWPGNVRELKSALEYAFVVSAKGLVKPEHLPLQIRNGAGQKTGSFVVPGRKDEAEKKALVTALRRSKGNQSQAARILGVNRVTVWNRMKKYGIDLTPDLDNI, encoded by the coding sequence ATGAAAGATCTTGAATCAAACCGCTACTGGAAAAAAATTATCAACACCATGAATGAAGGCTTGCTGGTAATCAGCCCGGATGGAACGATTCTGATGGTAAACCACTCATTTGAGTGCCTGACCGGATATTCATCTGAAGAGGTGCTGGGAAGGTCCTGTAAAATGCTCAATTGTGACGGCTGTGAAATTACGTTGCAAGCAGGCAATGGTCACTGGTGCACCCTGTTTGCCGGCGGAAAAGATATTACCAAAAACTGCCTGGTAATGAAAAAGGACGGTACCTACCTGCAGATAATAAAAAACGCTTCGTTATTAAAAGATGACGATAACGCGAATCTGGGGGCGGTTGAAACACTCACGGATATATCAGAATTAAACCGGTTGGACCAGGAACTCGATCTTCTTACCCGGCAGATGGATGAAGGCAGCGGGTTTCACGGCCTTGTCGGCAAATCGGCGGCCATGCAGAACGTGTTTGATGTGATTCCCAAAGCCGCTCAAAGCGATGCGCCGGTTATCATTTATGGTGAAAGCGGTACAGGCAAGGAACTGGTGGCGCTTGCCATTCATCATCTGGGCAGAAGAAAAAAAGGACCTTTCGTCCAACTCAATTGTACCGCATTAAATGAGTCGCTGCTGGAAAGCGAGCTGTTCGGCCACATCAAAGGCGCCTTTACCGGAGCTTACCGCCATCGTCTCGGGCGTTTTGAGGCTGCCGACGGCGGGGATTTCTTTTTAGATGAGATCGGCGATGTGCCGCTTTCCATTCAGGTGAAGCTGCTGCGGGTTCTGGAAACCAAGCAGTTTGATCGGGTGGGCGACCACCGGCCCATTTCAGTGGATGTCAGGATCATTACGGCGACAAATAAGGACCTGGGTGAACTGATGGCGCAAAAAAAGTTCAGAGAGGACTTTTTTTTCCGTATCAATGTGATTCCGATCCACATCCCTCCGCTGCGGGATCGACGAGAAGATATTCCCCTGCTGGTGAATCACTTCATCCAGCAACTGCACACCCGAACCGAAAAGAGTATTGCCGGACTGTCAGCGGAAGCGATGGGCCTTTTCATGGCCTATCATTGGCCCGGAAATGTCAGGGAGTTGAAAAGCGCGCTGGAATATGCCTTTGTTGTCTCTGCCAAGGGGTTGGTAAAGCCGGAACATTTGCCCCTTCAGATCAGAAATGGCGCGGGGCAAAAAACGGGGTCGTTTGTTGTGCCCGGTCGAAAAGACGAAGCTGAAAAAAAAGCTCTGGTTACGGCATTACGCCGGAGCAAAGGCAATCAGTCCCAGGCGGCCCGAATCCTGGGAGTGAATCGTGTAACGGTTTGGAACCGTATGAAAAAGTATGGGATTGATTTAACACCGGACCTGGATAATATCTGA
- the metW gene encoding methionine biosynthesis protein MetW, with protein MRYDLQIIASWIEPGARVLDLGCGGGDLLHYLEKNKQVVGTGIERLESRVAHAIEKGLSVLHGDINAEILDYADNSFDYVILSQTLQQVYEPASLLQELLRVGSRGIVSFPNFSHWRIRLQLLLTGYAPVSKQLPYEWYDTPNIRVITLKDFRKFSREVGFKIIKESAINTNSQDKSGSIVSVMPDLFATYGIFMIGRSC; from the coding sequence ATGCGCTATGATCTCCAGATAATCGCTTCCTGGATTGAACCGGGCGCCAGGGTCCTGGACCTGGGCTGCGGCGGGGGCGATCTGCTGCATTATCTTGAGAAAAACAAACAGGTAGTGGGAACCGGAATTGAACGGCTGGAGTCCCGCGTGGCCCATGCCATTGAAAAAGGTCTGTCCGTCCTTCACGGCGACATCAATGCGGAGATTTTAGACTATGCCGACAATTCCTTCGACTATGTTATTTTAAGTCAAACCCTGCAGCAGGTTTACGAGCCCGCCTCCCTGCTCCAGGAGCTGCTGCGTGTCGGCAGTCGGGGAATTGTCAGTTTCCCCAATTTCAGTCACTGGCGTATCCGGCTGCAGCTGCTTCTGACCGGGTATGCGCCCGTATCCAAGCAGCTGCCGTATGAATGGTATGATACACCCAATATCCGGGTGATCACCCTCAAGGATTTCAGAAAGTTTTCAAGGGAGGTCGGGTTTAAGATTATAAAGGAAAGCGCCATCAACACCAACAGCCAGGATAAAAGCGGGAGCATCGTCAGCGTGATGCCGGATCTGTTCGCCACCTACGGTATTTTCATGATCGGCAGGTCCTGCTGA
- a CDS encoding aldo/keto reductase: MNYKVLGRTGVLVSELCFGTMSFGGDADEQESARMFTRCRDAGVNFFDCANNYNKGKSEEILGRLISGCRDEVVITSKATQRTGKDINALGSSRLHIMLEVEKSLKRLGTDRIDIYLIHHFDRLTPIDESLRALDDLVRQGKVLYIGASNWAAWQNAKALGISAREGLARFECIEPMYNLVKRQAEVEILPMAQSENLGVIVYSPLAGGLLSGKYSEGSNETAGRITQKGSYIKRYSDPVYFEIANRLNHFAKEVQTHPATLAISWVRTHPAITAPIIGARNVSQLEPSLAAADFNMTPDLRAEISKLSVQPPNATDRLEEVIDPNFYFRSR, from the coding sequence ATGAATTATAAGGTGTTGGGACGGACAGGGGTTCTGGTTTCCGAATTGTGTTTCGGCACCATGAGTTTCGGCGGTGATGCGGATGAACAGGAATCCGCCCGCATGTTCACGCGCTGCCGCGATGCCGGCGTTAATTTTTTTGATTGCGCCAATAACTACAACAAGGGCAAATCCGAGGAAATTCTGGGCCGGCTGATCAGCGGTTGCCGCGACGAGGTCGTGATAACGTCCAAGGCAACCCAGCGGACCGGCAAGGATATCAACGCCCTGGGGTCTTCACGACTCCATATCATGCTTGAAGTGGAAAAAAGCCTGAAACGCCTCGGGACCGATCGGATCGACATCTACCTTATTCACCACTTTGATCGCCTGACCCCCATCGACGAAAGCCTGCGCGCCCTCGATGATCTGGTGCGCCAGGGCAAAGTGCTCTATATCGGGGCCAGCAACTGGGCGGCCTGGCAAAACGCCAAAGCGCTGGGGATCTCCGCCAGAGAAGGCCTGGCCCGGTTTGAGTGTATCGAACCCATGTATAATCTGGTCAAAAGGCAGGCTGAAGTTGAAATTTTACCCATGGCGCAGTCTGAAAATTTAGGTGTTATCGTATACAGTCCCCTTGCCGGCGGTTTATTGTCAGGTAAATATTCCGAGGGTAGCAACGAGACGGCGGGCCGAATCACCCAAAAAGGCAGCTACATAAAACGGTACAGCGATCCGGTTTACTTCGAAATTGCGAACCGATTGAACCATTTTGCCAAAGAGGTCCAAACGCATCCCGCCACCTTGGCAATCAGTTGGGTCCGAACGCACCCGGCGATAACAGCGCCCATCATCGGGGCCCGTAATGTATCCCAGCTTGAACCTTCTCTGGCTGCGGCCGACTTTAACATGACGCCTGACCTGCGCGCTGAAATATCCAAACTGTCGGTTCAGCCGCCCAATGCAACCGACCGGCTGGAGGAAGTCATCGATCCAAACTTTTACTTCCGCAGCCGATAA
- a CDS encoding helix-turn-helix domain-containing protein has product MDSKEFSQFRKKLKKTQKQMAELMGTSLKAIHSYEQGWRTIPTHVERQLYFLLSRARDGQARQKPCWSIKKCPPGQKKKCPAWEFRSGKLCWFINGTICEGTPHKNWREKMEICRTCEVLTDMI; this is encoded by the coding sequence GTGGACAGCAAAGAATTTTCGCAATTTCGAAAAAAACTGAAAAAGACGCAAAAACAGATGGCTGAACTTATGGGAACTTCGCTGAAAGCGATCCATAGTTATGAACAGGGGTGGCGGACCATTCCCACCCATGTTGAGAGACAACTCTATTTTCTACTTTCACGCGCACGCGACGGCCAAGCCCGCCAAAAACCCTGCTGGTCCATCAAAAAATGCCCGCCCGGTCAGAAGAAGAAATGTCCGGCCTGGGAATTTCGCTCCGGCAAACTTTGCTGGTTTATTAATGGTACCATTTGTGAAGGGACACCTCATAAGAACTGGAGAGAGAAAATGGAGATTTGCCGAACCTGTGAGGTCCTGACCGACATGATATAA
- a CDS encoding homoserine O-acetyltransferase encodes MSEYIEHDKDGISVGIVEKKFFTTAGPADIMTLESGAKLGPVTIAYETYGELNNEKDNAVLICHALSGDSHVAGYYDTADAKPGWWDIMVGPGKGIDTDKYFVVCSNILGSCMGTTGPGSINPATNTPYGPEFPFVTIGDMVKAQKALMDHLGIRKILSVVGGSIGGMQVLEWCVRYPQMVLSAIPLASTTRHSALAIAFNEVARQAIMADPDWNNGNYYAGQKPNHGLAVARMIGHITYLSDESMRHKFGRRLQNKSDLSFHFDADFEVESYLRHQGTKFVDRFDANSFLYITKAADYYDLEKQYGDGSGVKAFSRTGAKFLVVSFTSDWLYPTYQSKAMVKAMKKNNLDVSFCEIEAEWGHDAFLLPSPRLNSLIRGFLESASSQIRK; translated from the coding sequence ATGAGTGAATATATCGAACACGACAAAGACGGTATTTCCGTCGGCATCGTTGAGAAGAAATTCTTTACGACCGCCGGGCCGGCTGATATTATGACCCTTGAAAGCGGCGCCAAACTCGGACCGGTGACGATTGCTTATGAAACCTATGGCGAACTCAACAACGAAAAGGATAATGCCGTCCTGATTTGTCACGCCCTGTCCGGTGATTCCCATGTCGCCGGCTATTACGACACAGCCGATGCAAAGCCCGGCTGGTGGGACATCATGGTGGGGCCGGGCAAAGGGATTGATACCGATAAATATTTCGTGGTCTGCTCCAATATCCTGGGAAGCTGCATGGGCACCACCGGCCCCGGGAGCATTAATCCCGCCACGAACACACCCTATGGACCTGAATTTCCCTTTGTCACCATCGGCGATATGGTCAAAGCCCAAAAAGCGCTGATGGATCATCTGGGGATCCGGAAAATACTGTCGGTGGTGGGCGGCTCCATCGGCGGCATGCAGGTCCTGGAATGGTGCGTGCGCTATCCGCAAATGGTGCTTTCCGCCATTCCGCTGGCATCCACCACCCGGCACTCCGCCCTTGCCATCGCGTTTAACGAAGTGGCCCGCCAGGCCATCATGGCGGATCCGGACTGGAATAACGGCAACTATTACGCCGGGCAGAAGCCGAACCACGGGCTGGCGGTTGCGCGCATGATCGGGCATATCACCTATCTGTCGGACGAGTCCATGCGGCATAAATTCGGCCGCAGGCTGCAGAACAAAAGCGATCTTTCCTTTCATTTTGACGCCGATTTTGAGGTGGAAAGCTATCTGCGGCATCAGGGTACAAAGTTTGTGGATCGTTTTGACGCCAACTCTTTTTTATACATTACCAAGGCCGCAGACTATTACGACCTGGAAAAACAATATGGCGACGGGTCCGGCGTCAAGGCCTTTTCCAGGACAGGCGCCAAGTTTCTGGTGGTATCGTTTACGTCCGACTGGCTTTACCCGACGTACCAATCCAAAGCCATGGTGAAAGCGATGAAAAAGAACAACCTGGATGTCAGCTTTTGTGAAATCGAAGCCGAATGGGGCCATGACGCTTTTCTGCTTCCCAGCCCGCGGCTGAATTCATTGATAAGGGGTTTTTTAGAAAGTGCCAGCAGTCAAATTCGTAAATAA
- a CDS encoding Arc family DNA-binding protein has product MATVTVKNIPDNLYERLKAVAGTNRRSINNEIIVCIEHVVASRRVDPAKVLENARHLRELTAGHPIRDTEFNRAKSEGRR; this is encoded by the coding sequence ATGGCAACGGTGACGGTAAAGAATATACCGGATAACCTGTATGAGCGCTTGAAGGCAGTTGCCGGGACCAACAGAAGGTCTATTAATAACGAGATTATCGTATGTATTGAGCATGTAGTAGCAAGTCGTCGAGTAGATCCCGCAAAGGTCCTTGAAAATGCTCGGCACTTAAGGGAACTGACTGCCGGGCATCCGATCCGCGATACAGAATTCAACCGTGCTAAATCTGAAGGGCGGCGATGA
- a CDS encoding serine acetyltransferase, with protein MDDHQKSQETCKLEAAASSDFRRRLPEKAEKIIKSSHDTECYTHIDDEPIPSNGSVVEIIHKSREIFFPGYFTKEKLDPVNLKYKMGQTVSVLYDLLSEQVVNSIRHDCFRYNQPCSDCGERGQEITLSFIDAIPAIRRILATDVRATYEGDPAAKSYDEIIFSYPGLFAITVYRIAHKLFENGVPLLPRIMTEHAHSLTGIDIHPGAEIGESFVIDHGTGVVIGETTVIGKNVRVYQGVTLGALSVPKGAGDQLRGTKRHPTIEDDVVIYSGATILGGNTVIGTRSIIGGNVWLTESVPPDTTVMMETPRLIFK; from the coding sequence ATGGACGACCACCAAAAATCACAGGAAACCTGCAAATTAGAAGCAGCGGCATCTTCAGATTTTCGCCGGCGGCTGCCGGAAAAAGCCGAAAAGATAATCAAAAGCAGTCATGACACCGAATGTTATACCCACATAGATGATGAGCCGATCCCCTCAAACGGCTCGGTGGTTGAAATTATTCACAAGTCGCGGGAAATATTTTTCCCGGGGTATTTCACAAAAGAAAAACTGGATCCGGTCAATCTGAAATACAAGATGGGTCAGACGGTATCCGTGCTGTATGACCTGCTGTCCGAGCAGGTTGTCAACAGCATCCGGCATGACTGTTTCCGTTACAATCAGCCCTGCAGCGATTGCGGCGAGCGCGGCCAAGAGATTACGCTGAGTTTCATCGACGCGATCCCCGCCATCCGCAGGATCCTTGCCACGGACGTACGGGCAACCTATGAGGGCGATCCGGCTGCCAAAAGTTATGATGAAATTATTTTCAGCTATCCCGGTCTGTTTGCCATCACGGTTTACCGGATTGCCCATAAGCTCTTTGAAAACGGGGTGCCGCTGCTGCCGCGCATTATGACGGAGCACGCCCACAGCCTGACCGGCATCGACATCCATCCGGGGGCTGAGATCGGCGAGAGTTTTGTCATTGATCACGGCACCGGCGTGGTCATCGGTGAGACCACCGTGATCGGAAAGAACGTGCGGGTTTATCAGGGGGTCACCCTGGGGGCCCTGTCGGTCCCCAAGGGCGCCGGAGACCAATTGCGGGGCACCAAACGGCACCCGACCATTGAAGATGACGTGGTGATTTATTCGGGGGCGACGATTCTGGGGGGAAATACGGTTATCGGGACGCGCTCGATTATCGGCGGCAATGTCTGGCTGACCGAATCGGTCCCGCCGGACACCACCGTGATGATGGAAACGCCGCGACTGATATTTAAATAA
- a CDS encoding FAD-dependent oxidoreductase, with the protein IIGKCNKEACSFTGDVFIDATGTAGPPANCSKYGNGCAMCILRCHAFGGRVSLAAKAGVKEMIGRKGDQIGAVSGSCKLLKESLSTEIRNELGRKGVAVIPIPPSKIIRGKLNLKACQQYALPEFENNIVLLDTGHAKLMSPFFPLDALREIPGFENARYEDPYAGGLGNSVRYLGMSPRDDTLKVEGIENLFCGGEKAGLLVGHTEAICTGTLAGYNAVKYIKGRKPIVLPPALAVGDAIQYVRSQMKTEAGLGLKYTFSGSVFLERMKEKGLYTTDTKKVTQRVEKAGTANIFS; encoded by the coding sequence ATCATCGGCAAATGCAATAAGGAAGCGTGCTCTTTTACTGGAGATGTCTTTATCGACGCCACCGGCACCGCCGGTCCGCCGGCCAATTGCAGCAAGTACGGCAATGGCTGTGCCATGTGCATCCTGCGCTGTCACGCTTTTGGCGGCCGCGTCAGCCTGGCCGCCAAGGCCGGCGTTAAAGAAATGATCGGCCGGAAGGGAGACCAGATCGGCGCCGTGAGCGGTTCGTGCAAATTGCTGAAAGAATCGCTTTCAACCGAAATCCGGAATGAATTGGGCCGGAAGGGCGTGGCCGTCATCCCCATCCCCCCATCCAAAATCATCAGGGGCAAGCTCAACCTGAAAGCCTGCCAGCAATATGCACTGCCGGAGTTTGAAAACAACATTGTCCTGCTGGATACCGGTCATGCCAAGCTGATGTCGCCCTTCTTTCCCCTGGACGCGCTGCGGGAAATACCGGGATTTGAAAACGCCCGCTATGAAGATCCTTACGCCGGCGGACTGGGAAATTCAGTCCGCTATCTCGGCATGTCCCCCCGGGACGACACCCTCAAGGTGGAAGGCATTGAGAACCTGTTCTGCGGCGGAGAAAAGGCCGGGCTGCTGGTGGGGCACACCGAAGCGATCTGTACCGGAACGCTGGCCGGTTACAATGCTGTAAAATATATCAAGGGGAGAAAGCCCATAGTTCTGCCGCCCGCACTGGCGGTCGGCGATGCCATTCAGTATGTCCGGTCCCAGATGAAAACCGAGGCGGGTCTCGGCTTAAAATACACCTTCTCCGGCTCCGTGTTTCTGGAGCGTATGAAAGAGAAAGGACTTTATACAACGGATACGAAAAAGGTAACCCAACGGGTTGAAAAAGCCGGAACAGCAAATATTTTCAGCTAA
- a CDS encoding type II toxin-antitoxin system VapC family toxin, translated as MIVVDTNVIGYLFLSSDQSVLAERALKKNSDWAAPIIWRSELRNVLALYMRKNIIRLDQAQNIMKGALELMEGREYEISSYEVLRLASGSKCSAYDCEFVAAANDLKVPLITVDNQLLRTFPDVAVSLTAFCGRYKP; from the coding sequence ATGATTGTAGTTGACACGAATGTTATCGGCTATCTATTTCTGTCAAGCGATCAATCCGTCCTGGCCGAACGCGCCCTAAAGAAAAACAGTGATTGGGCGGCCCCGATTATCTGGCGCAGTGAACTGCGAAATGTACTGGCTCTCTATATGCGAAAAAATATCATCCGCTTGGACCAGGCTCAGAACATTATGAAAGGTGCATTGGAATTGATGGAGGGTCGAGAATATGAGATTTCATCTTATGAAGTATTAAGGCTTGCTTCAGGAAGTAAATGTTCAGCCTATGATTGTGAATTCGTCGCTGCTGCAAATGATTTGAAAGTTCCCCTGATAACCGTTGATAACCAACTGCTTCGCACGTTTCCTGATGTGGCGGTATCCTTGACTGCGTTTTGCGGAAGGTACAAACCTTAA
- the cysK gene encoding cysteine synthase A — MKLFSRIDHTIGMTPMVRLNRLAEGLDAEVYAKLEFFNPLGSVKDRIAAAMIDAAELEGRIGPQTLIVEPTSGNTGIALAFICAAKGYRLCLTMPETMSQERRKLLTHLGAELVLTPGAGGMKAAIAEAEKILSSQKDAFMPDQFKNPANPKIHRETTAEEIWRDTEGRADILIAGVGTGGTITGVAQVIKSRKPGFKAVAVEPAASPILSGGKPGPHKIQGIGAGFVPEVLDRSLVDEVVTVQNEDAFQTARDLADKEGLLCGISSGAAAWAALQVAKRETSRGKMIVAILASTGERYISTDLFRV, encoded by the coding sequence ATGAAACTATTTTCCAGAATAGACCATACCATCGGTATGACGCCGATGGTTCGTTTAAACCGGTTGGCCGAAGGGCTTGATGCGGAGGTGTACGCAAAGCTGGAGTTTTTCAATCCTTTGGGGAGTGTCAAAGACCGCATCGCAGCCGCCATGATCGATGCGGCCGAACTGGAGGGGCGCATCGGCCCCCAGACCCTGATTGTTGAGCCCACCAGCGGCAACACCGGCATTGCCCTGGCGTTTATCTGCGCCGCCAAAGGGTATCGCCTGTGTCTGACCATGCCGGAAACCATGAGCCAGGAAAGACGCAAGCTGTTAACGCACCTGGGCGCTGAGCTGGTGCTCACTCCCGGAGCCGGCGGCATGAAAGCTGCGATTGCCGAAGCCGAAAAGATCCTGTCGTCCCAAAAAGATGCCTTCATGCCGGACCAGTTTAAAAATCCGGCCAATCCGAAAATACACCGTGAAACCACCGCCGAGGAGATTTGGCGCGACACGGAGGGAAGGGCCGATATTCTCATTGCCGGCGTCGGGACCGGCGGCACCATTACCGGGGTGGCCCAGGTCATTAAATCCAGAAAGCCGGGCTTCAAGGCGGTTGCCGTCGAGCCGGCGGCTTCGCCGATCCTTTCCGGCGGCAAACCGGGGCCTCACAAAATTCAGGGGATCGGGGCCGGGTTTGTTCCCGAAGTCCTGGATAGATCACTTGTCGATGAAGTGGTTACCGTACAAAACGAGGATGCCTTCCAAACGGCCAGGGATCTGGCGGATAAAGAGGGACTGCTCTGCGGAATTTCTTCCGGTGCGGCTGCCTGGGCTGCGCTCCAGGTTGCCAAGCGGGAAACTTCCCGAGGTAAAATGATCGTTGCCATTTTGGCCAGCACCGGCGAGCGCTATATCAGCACGGATCTGTTTCGGGTCTGA
- a CDS encoding O-acetylhomoserine aminocarboxypropyltransferase/cysteine synthase: MEQKYQFDTLALHAGAAIDETLSRGVPLYRTSSYVFRDTRHAANLFGLSELGNIYTRLMNPTHDVLEKRMAALEGGAAALALASGTSAIFYSVINICGLGDEVVSADNLYGGTYTMFNNILPEMGITVRFVNPLEPANFEKAITDKTRMIFAETIGNPTLDVANISEISKVAQKHHLPLVLDSTFTTPYLFRPIAHGADIVVHSLTKWLGGHGTGIGGIVVDSGTFDWTDPKFRLYNQPDESYHNLKYAHDLGDLNPLAFILRMRLVPLRNLGACISPDNAWMFLQGIETLSVRMQRHCSNAEKVARYLREHPLVKWVRYPGLESDPAYENASRQFKNGFGGMVVFGVSGGRKGGEKFINSLGLISHLANVGDAKSLAIHPASTTHSQLSEAQQLAGGITPDLVRLSVGIEAVEDICDDIGQALDSTKK, translated from the coding sequence ATGGAACAGAAATATCAGTTTGATACCCTGGCGCTGCATGCCGGCGCGGCAATTGACGAGACCCTTTCCCGGGGCGTTCCGCTCTATCGAACCAGTTCGTATGTTTTTCGCGATACCCGGCACGCGGCCAATCTGTTCGGACTCAGTGAATTGGGCAATATTTACACCCGCCTGATGAACCCCACCCACGACGTCCTTGAAAAACGGATGGCCGCACTGGAAGGCGGCGCAGCCGCCCTGGCGCTGGCATCGGGCACGTCGGCCATATTTTATTCCGTTATCAATATCTGCGGCCTTGGCGACGAGGTGGTGTCCGCCGACAATCTTTACGGCGGCACCTATACCATGTTCAACAATATCCTGCCGGAAATGGGGATTACCGTCCGGTTTGTAAACCCGCTGGAACCGGCCAATTTTGAAAAAGCGATCACGGACAAAACCCGCATGATTTTTGCCGAAACCATCGGGAACCCCACCCTTGACGTAGCAAACATCAGCGAAATTTCAAAGGTGGCTCAAAAGCACCATCTCCCCCTGGTGCTGGATTCCACGTTTACGACGCCCTATCTTTTCCGGCCCATCGCGCATGGCGCCGACATCGTGGTTCACTCCCTGACCAAATGGCTGGGCGGTCATGGAACCGGGATCGGCGGCATTGTTGTGGACAGCGGGACATTCGACTGGACGGACCCGAAGTTCCGGCTTTACAACCAGCCGGACGAATCTTATCATAATTTAAAATATGCCCATGACTTGGGGGATCTCAACCCCCTGGCGTTTATCCTGCGCATGCGGCTGGTGCCCCTTAGAAATCTGGGCGCCTGTATCAGCCCGGACAATGCCTGGATGTTCCTGCAGGGAATTGAAACCCTTTCGGTCAGAATGCAGCGCCATTGCAGCAATGCCGAAAAGGTCGCCCGATATCTCAGAGAGCACCCGCTGGTAAAATGGGTCCGCTACCCCGGCCTCGAATCCGATCCGGCCTATGAAAATGCCTCCCGACAATTTAAGAACGGATTCGGCGGAATGGTGGTGTTCGGTGTGTCCGGCGGCAGAAAGGGTGGTGAAAAATTTATCAACAGCCTGGGACTGATATCGCATCTGGCCAATGTCGGTGATGCCAAGAGCCTGGCGATTCATCCGGCCAGCACCACCCATTCACAGCTCAGCGAGGCGCAGCAGCTTGCAGGCGGAATCACCCCCGATCTGGTGCGGTTGTCGGTGGGGATCGAAGCGGTGGAAGACATTTGTGACGATATCGGCCAGGCTCTGGACAGTACGAAGAAATGA